The Christiangramia forsetii KT0803 DNA segment GCACTTTCTTTTATTTTTTTCTGAATAATCCCAGCTTTTAATTCTTTCAGGAAACCACCACCTTTTTCTATTTCTTTAAAGATTTCCAATGCTTTTTCAGCAAGCTGTCTGGTGAGCGATTCGATATAATAAGTGCCTTCAGCAACATTGCCAACTTTATCTAAATAGCTTTCATTTCTCATAATAAGCAATTGATTACGGGCAATTCTATCTCCAAAATTATTGTTCTTATGATAGATAGCATCGTAAGGCATGTTGCAGATGGAATCGGCTCCACCAAGGATTGCACTCATACTTTCGGTGGTGGTACGTAAAAGATTTACATTATAATCATATAAAGTTTTGGTACGCTTTGTTGGTTCAGCAATCACGTGACAGGTGGTGTTGAAATTAAATTCTTTTGCTACCGTTGCAAAAAGCCAGCGTAGAGCCCTGATCTTTGAAATTTCAAAGAAATAATCTGAGCCTACCGAAATATTGAACTGGAATGTGAATTTTGACCTTTGCTCTTCTGAAAATTCTATTTTTTCAAAATGATTTAAATACTCTGTTACCTGAGCCAGCGAATACGCTAATTGCTGTGGAATATTGGCACCTGCATTCTGAAACAATCCGAGATCGATACTAACTACCGACTCAATATTTGAAGAATTATTCAGAATAGTTTCAAGTGCTGAATGATCAGATTGTAAGTTTTCATACCAGTTTCCAGATCTGGCTAGATTTCCTATAATATCAGTCTGAAGAAATATTTTAAAATCTTTTTCAGAAATTAATTCATTCAGTTTCTGAACAAATTCAGCATCCAAAAATTCCAGATGTAGATATACTGAAAGACCAGCCGGAAGATCATTAAATAATTTAGCCAGGTCGATTTCCTTCTCAGGTAATATAAACCAGATGGCTTCAGTTCCTTTCTGAAGTTTCTCCAATGCTTTTTCATTGGCTGAATCTGCGGAAGAAACATAAATTTTTTCGCAAATATTCCAGTGTGCAGGATTTGAAACCTTTAAAGTTTCGGTAACATCTTCTGAAGAGTAAAATGGTTTAATATCAATGCCGTGAAGGGTTTTAGTGACCAGTTTCTCGTTATAATCGGCACCCTTTAGATCGGCCTGGATCTTTTGTTTCCATTGTTTTGCAGAAACTTCTTCAAAGTCCTGAAATAACAATTGTTTCATTCTTAGTTTGTTTTGAGTGGGAAAATTTTCGAAAAGTTTAGTTTACAGTATCATATTCTATAATGTAAATATCTTCATCAGATCTTTTCATATAGTATTTCTGTCTGGCGAATTTTTCAAGCTCTACTGAATCCTGAAGTTTTTCAATAACTGCCTTATCTTTCGAAATTTCCTTTTGATAATATTCTTTATTGTCCTGCAATTCATTTACCTCCTGATCCAGCTCATGATGGATAAACCATGAATTGGTGTCTAGAAAGAACATCCACCCGGCAAATACAAGACTTATCAGTATATATTTGTTGCTGATAAACCTAAACCAGGGTTTTTTACGCAGGTCTTTAAAATTCATACGCTTTAAATATACAAAATTAGGTTAAGCGATCCTTAATTATAGTCTGAACGATATCAACAGCAACTGTATTGTAGCGATTGGTCGGGATAATGATATCAGCGAACTCTTTGGTGGGTTCTATAAATTGTTGGTGCATGGGCTTTAGAGTAGTTTCATAACGCCATAAAACTTCTTCCAGGTCACGACCACGTTCTGCAATATCACGCTTTAATCTACGAATTAATCTAGCATCACTGTCTGCATGAACATAGATCTTAATGTCGAATAACTCACGAATTTCAGGATGAGTTAGAATAAGAATTCCTTCTACAATCACTACTTTTCTTGGCTGAATTTCTATAGTCTCACCCGTTCTATTATGTTCTTTAAATGAATAAACTGGCTGCTGAATAGAATTTCCTGCTCTTAATTCTCTTAAATGTTCCGCTAAAAGTTCAAAATCAATTGATTTTGGATGGTCAAAATTTATTTTTTTTCTGTCTTCAAAAGATAGGTGAGAAGTATCCTGGTAGTAAGAATCCTGTGAGATTACATCTACTTCTTCGTGTTTCAGTTCTTCTGTAATTTGATTTACTACCGTAGTTTTCCCACTTCCCGTACCACCGGCAATACCAATTATTAGCATAACGTTAAAATTTGCGCAAAGGTAATATTAGTTTTTAAAAATCTTTTGAAGATTCTTATTTCAATTTGTGATCACACGAATTGGATTGAAATTAAAAAACCGGACTGAGATTAGTCCGGTTTAGATTCTGAATATAAAAAGTCTTTATTCCGCACTTTCTTGAATAGCAGCAACTTCTTCTTCTGTAACCATATCATCAATATTATTACTCCAGGAATTCATTGCGTAATTCATAGCATCTGCAACTTCCTTATCGCTTAAGCCCATTGGGGTCATAATATTATCATATTTTTCACCGTTGACTTCTATTGGTCCCTGCATCCCATATTTTACGCCTCGTATGCTTTCTTCTCTTTTTTCGGTAAGCCAGTTAGAGCCATCGAGAGGAGGATAGGTGCCGGGAATTCCTTTTCCGTTTGGTAGGTGACAGGTGACACAAAGATCGTTGTATAGAACTTTTCCTCTTTCAATACTAGCAGTAAGCGGAGTCTTTTGGCTTGATTTTTCTGAAGACGGAATCACATAAGATTCTTCTTCAGGATCATTCTCCTTCTTGTCAGATTTACAAGCAATCATAGCAGTTGCCAATCCTATTACAAATAACAGTTTTCTCATTATTATTGTTTATTTATTAATTTTGCAATTCCTTTTCCTTCAATAGCAACATAGATATTACCATCAGGTCCCTGTCGCACATCTCTCATTCTTCCAGAATCTTCTAAAAGTTTGGTTCTTTTATTGATCTTTTTACCGTCTAATTTCAGAAGTTCCAGGTACTGAAACTTAAGAGAACCTGCCAAAAGATTTCCTTTCAATTCGGGAAATTTAACTGAAGTTATATAGGCAAATCCACTTGGTGCAATCGATGGTAACCAGTAAAAGATCGGGTCTTCCATTTCCGGTCTTGACCTTTCATCGGTAATTGACGTACCGCTATAATTTTCTCCATAGGTTACTACAGGCCAGCCGAAATTAGCTCCTTTTTTTACTATATTAATTTCGTCACCTCCCTTTGGGCCATGCTCATGCACCCAGATCTCACCAGTTTCAGGGTTTAGGATCATTCCCTGAGGATTACGATGCCCATAAGAATAAATTGCCTCTACAGCATTTTCTTGATTTACAAATGGGTTGTCTGAAGGAACACTCCCGTCATCATTTAGTCTATAAACCTTACCATTGTCACGGGTAATATCCTGAGGGTTTTCATCCCGGGCACCGCGTTCACCGGCACTAAAATATAAATAACCATCTTTATCAAATGCGATCCTTGAACCAAAGTGTTGGCCTTTGGTAGTATTTGGAGAAGCCTTATAAAGTACTTCTTTACTTGTTAGTTGATTCCCTTCTAATTTAGCTCTCAGGACGGCAGTATTTCCACCATCGTCTTCACCTTCTTTTGAAGCATAAGAAAAATAGATCCATCCATTATTTTCATAATTAGGATGAAGTACCACGTCCATTAATCCACCTTGTCCACGATCGTAAACTTCAGGTCCTCCCTGAATCTTATTTTTTTGTCCATCCTTAAAATGGATAATATCGCCATTTTTCTCATTGATCAACATACTCCCGTCTGGAAGAAAAGTGAATCCCCACGGAATCTTTAATCCTTCAACGACCATTTCATAGGAATATTTATCGGAGCTTTCGGCGTCTATTGGATCAGGTACTTCAGTGGGTTCCTGGGTTTGTTCTTCTGATGTTTCTTCTGCATTTTCTTCAACCTGCGCCTTGTCTGAATTATTATCATTTTCACCACAGGCAATAAGACTTAAGGCAAGGCCGGATATCAATAAAATTTTTTTCATAGCAATAATATTATAGGGTGTAAAAGGTATTAAGGAAACTAAGATATAAAAAATTAAAAGTTTTCATTGTAGGAGATGAAATATTCTTATATTTGCCGCCCAATAATGACGGAAATGTCATTTTCGGGGTGTAGCACCTCGACAAGCTCGGTACAGGCTCCGCCCTCAACCGGGCTACTAATAAAGGTTTTATTAATATTGAACCTTGAATTGAAAATATTGAATGAATTGCGTAAGCAATTTCGGGGTGTAGCGTAGCCCGGTTATCGCGCCTGCTTTGGGAGCAGGAGGCCGCAGGTTCGAATCCTGCCACCCCGACTAAGACCATAAAATATGGCATATAAACCTTGATAATTTTCAGATTGTCAAGGTTTTTGTTTTTTTAGGTATTGATTACATTTCTCAACACTTTTCCAAACATTGATCTATATAAATTTTCATCTTCGAGAAATTGGGTGGAATGGAAATTTGATATTTCTTCGATTTCTATGTTTTTATAGAGTTATACTATAAGCTTATAATTATTCGCGTAAAAAGATGGAGGTGATTCTCTTTTGAAATCCCCTGAAATCCTGAATGTTGATCAATATATTCTTCGATAAATGAATTAAAAGATTCACCATTGGTCAACAACCCATGCAGCTAAACTAATGAGAGTTATTTCAATTGAAATAAAAAGGAACAGGGTTTGGAAAATATTACAAACCTCCTACGATTTGCAAAAATTTGGAATTCTGTATTTTAAAATATGAATCTCTAATTAAAAAATTATTTTTGCTATGAATTTCACCTTGTACTGCTGATGGATATTACTATTGAGAATATAATGCTTATTGGTTCTATCCTGCTTTTTATTAGTATTTTGGCAGGAAAGACCTCTTACCGGTTTGGAGTACCCACCTTACTTTTATTTCTGGCGGTAGGGATGCTTGCGGGTTCAGAAGGAATAGGGGGGATCTATTTTGACGAACCTAAGATAGCCCAGTTCATAGGGATAGTAGCACTTAATTTCATCTTATTTTCCGGAGGTCTGGATACCCGGTGGAAAAGCATCCAGCCTGTTTTATGGCAGGGAATATCGCTTTCTACCCTGGGTGTACTCATTACTGCGCTGTGTATTGGGACTTTTGCCTGGCAAATTACAGACTTCACTTTGATGGAAGGACTGCTATTGGGCGCTATTATTTCTTCAACAGATGCGGCCGCCGTATTTTCTATTTTGAGGTCTAAAAACCTGGCGCTTAAATCTAACCTTCGACCTACACTGGAACTTGAAAGTG contains these protein-coding regions:
- the udk gene encoding uridine kinase, with product MLIIGIAGGTGSGKTTVVNQITEELKHEEVDVISQDSYYQDTSHLSFEDRKKINFDHPKSIDFELLAEHLRELRAGNSIQQPVYSFKEHNRTGETIEIQPRKVVIVEGILILTHPEIRELFDIKIYVHADSDARLIRRLKRDIAERGRDLEEVLWRYETTLKPMHQQFIEPTKEFADIIIPTNRYNTVAVDIVQTIIKDRLT
- a CDS encoding PQQ-dependent sugar dehydrogenase yields the protein MKKILLISGLALSLIACGENDNNSDKAQVEENAEETSEEQTQEPTEVPDPIDAESSDKYSYEMVVEGLKIPWGFTFLPDGSMLINEKNGDIIHFKDGQKNKIQGGPEVYDRGQGGLMDVVLHPNYENNGWIYFSYASKEGEDDGGNTAVLRAKLEGNQLTSKEVLYKASPNTTKGQHFGSRIAFDKDGYLYFSAGERGARDENPQDITRDNGKVYRLNDDGSVPSDNPFVNQENAVEAIYSYGHRNPQGMILNPETGEIWVHEHGPKGGDEINIVKKGANFGWPVVTYGENYSGTSITDERSRPEMEDPIFYWLPSIAPSGFAYITSVKFPELKGNLLAGSLKFQYLELLKLDGKKINKRTKLLEDSGRMRDVRQGPDGNIYVAIEGKGIAKLINKQ
- a CDS encoding methylmalonyl-CoA mutase subunit beta; the encoded protein is MKQLLFQDFEEVSAKQWKQKIQADLKGADYNEKLVTKTLHGIDIKPFYSSEDVTETLKVSNPAHWNICEKIYVSSADSANEKALEKLQKGTEAIWFILPEKEIDLAKLFNDLPAGLSVYLHLEFLDAEFVQKLNELISEKDFKIFLQTDIIGNLARSGNWYENLQSDHSALETILNNSSNIESVVSIDLGLFQNAGANIPQQLAYSLAQVTEYLNHFEKIEFSEEQRSKFTFQFNISVGSDYFFEISKIRALRWLFATVAKEFNFNTTCHVIAEPTKRTKTLYDYNVNLLRTTTESMSAILGGADSICNMPYDAIYHKNNNFGDRIARNQLLIMRNESYLDKVGNVAEGTYYIESLTRQLAEKALEIFKEIEKGGGFLKELKAGIIQKKIKESAAEEQEKFNNSELVLIGTNKFENPEDRMEEDIELYPFLKKNPRKTLIEPVLEKRLSEEREQKKLAEEKNSQPTPQN
- a CDS encoding c-type cytochrome → MRKLLFVIGLATAMIACKSDKKENDPEEESYVIPSSEKSSQKTPLTASIERGKVLYNDLCVTCHLPNGKGIPGTYPPLDGSNWLTEKREESIRGVKYGMQGPIEVNGEKYDNIMTPMGLSDKEVADAMNYAMNSWSNNIDDMVTEEEVAAIQESAE
- a CDS encoding FtsB family cell division protein, coding for MNFKDLRKKPWFRFISNKYILISLVFAGWMFFLDTNSWFIHHELDQEVNELQDNKEYYQKEISKDKAVIEKLQDSVELEKFARQKYYMKRSDEDIYIIEYDTVN